In one window of Ovis aries strain OAR_USU_Benz2616 breed Rambouillet chromosome 5, ARS-UI_Ramb_v3.0, whole genome shotgun sequence DNA:
- the SLC6A7 gene encoding sodium-dependent proline transporter isoform X3 has product MLAICGIPLFFLELSLGQFSSLGPLAVWKISPLFKGAGAAMLLIVGLVAIYYNMIIAYVLFYLFASLTSNLPWEHCGNWWNTDLCLEHRGSKDGNGALPLNLTSTVSPSEEYWSRYVLHIQGSQGIGSPGHIRWNLCLCLLLAWVIVYLCILKGVKSSGKVVYFTATFPYLILLMLLVRGVTLPGAWKGIQFYLTPQFHHLLSSKVWIEAALQIFYSLGVGFGGLLTFASYNTFHQNIYRDTFIVTLGNAITSILAGFAIFSVLGYMSQELGVPVDQVAKAGPGLAFVVYPQAMTMLPLSPFWSFLFFFMLLTLGLDSQFAFLETIVTAVTDEFPYYLRPKKAVFSGLICVAMYLMGLVLTTDGGMYWLVLLDDYSASFGLMVVVITTCLAVTRVYGIQRFCRDIHMMLGFKPGFYFRACWLFLSPATLLLWGLPEALCDAGSPHLQALLVYSIVKYQPSEYGSYRFPAWAELLGILMGLLSCLMIPAGMLVAVLREEGSLWERLQQASRPTMDWGPSLEENRTGMYVATLAGSQSPKPLMVHMRKYGGITSFENTAIEVDREIAEEEESMM; this is encoded by the exons ATGCTGGCCATCTGCGGCATccccctcttcttcctcgagCTGTCTCTGGGCCAGTTCTCCAGTCTGGGACCCCTGGCCGTCTGGAAAATCAGCCCCCTCTTCAAAG gcGCCGGCGCGGCCATGCTGCTCATCGTGGGCCTCGTGGCCATCTACTACAACATGATTATCGCCTACGTCCTCTTCTACCTCTTCGCCTCCCTCACCAGCAACCTGCCCTGGGAACACTGTGGCAACTGGTGGAACACGGACCTCTGCCTCGAGCACAGAGGCTCCAAGGACGGCAACGGGGCCCTGCCCCTCAACCTCACCAGCACTGTCAGCCCCAGCGAGGAGTACTGGAG CCGCTACGTCCTCCACATCCAAGGAAGCCAGGGCATCGGAAGTCCCGGGCATATCCGCTGGAACCTCTGCCTTTGCCTGCTGCTTGCCTGGGTCATCGTGTACCTCTGTATCCTCAAGGGTGTGAAGTCCTCGGGCAAG GTGGTGTATTTCACGGCCACATTCCCCTACCTCATCCTGCTCATGCTGCTGGTCCGTGGAGTCACCCTCCCTGGGGCCTGGAAGGGCATCCAGTTCTATCTCACCCCTCAGTTCCACCACCTGTTGTCTTCCAAG GTGTGGATCGAAGCTGCTCTTCAGATCTTCTACTCCTTGGGTGTGGGCTTCGGGGGGCTCCTCACCTTTGCCTCCTACAACACATTTCACCAGAATATCTATAG AGACACCTTCATTGTCACCCTGGGCAACGCCATCACCAGCATCTTGGCTGGCTTTGCCATCTTCTCCGTGCTGGGCTACATGTCTCAGGAGCTGGGTGTACCTGTGGACCAAGTAGCCAAAGCAG gccctggcctggcctttgTCGTCTACCCGCAGGCCATGACCATGCTGCCTCTGTCACCCTTCTGGTCCTTCCTGTTCTTCTTCATGCTGCTGACTCTCGGCCTGGACAGCCAG TTTGCCTTCTTAGAGACCATTGTGACAGCTGTTACGGATGAGTTCCCGTACTACCTCCGGCCCAAGAAGGCTGTGTTCTCGGGGCTCATCTGCGTGGCCATGTACCTGATGGGGCTGGTCCTCACGACGGAT GGGGGCATGTACTGGCTGGTCCTTCTGGACGACTACAGTGCCAGCTTCgggctgatggtggtggtgatcaCCACATGCCTCGCCGTCACCCGGGTGTATG GCATCCAGAGGTTCTGCCGGGACATCCACATGATGCTGGGCTTCAAGCCGGGCTTCTACTTCAGGGCCTGCTGGCTGTTCCTGTCCCCAGCCACGCTCCTG CTCTGGGGCCTGCCCGAGGCCCTCTGTGATGCTGGGAGCCCCCACCTGCAGGCCCTGCTGGTGTATAGCATCGTCAAGTACCAGCCCTCAGAGTATGGCAGCTACCGCTTCCCAGCCTGGGCAGAGCTGCTGGGCATCCTGATGGGCCTGCTGTCCTGCCTCATGATCCCAGCCGGCATGCTGGTAGCCGTGCTTCGAGAGGAGGGCTCGCTCTGGGAG CGGCTTCAGCAGGCGAGCCGGCCGACCATGGATTGGGGCCCATCACTGGAGGAGAACCGGACAGGCATGTATGTGGCTACGCTGGCCGGGAGCCAGTCACCCAAGCCATTGATGGTGCACATGCGCAAGTACGGGGGCATCACCAGCTTCGAGAACACGGCTATCGAAGTAGACCGTGAGATTGCAGAGGAGGAGGAATCCATGATGTGA
- the SLC6A7 gene encoding sodium-dependent proline transporter isoform X2, giving the protein MKKLQGAHLRKPVTPDLLMTPSDQGDVDLDVDFAADRGNWTGKLDFLLSCIGYCVGLGNVWRFPYRAYTNGGGAFLVPYFLMLAICGIPLFFLELSLGQFSSLGPLAVWKISPLFKGAGAAMLLIVGLVAIYYNMIIAYVLFYLFASLTSNLPWEHCGNWWNTDLCLEHRGSKDGNGALPLNLTSTVSPSEEYWSRYVLHIQGSQGIGSPGHIRWNLCLCLLLAWVIVYLCILKGVKSSGKVVYFTATFPYLILLMLLVRGVTLPGAWKGIQFYLTPQFHHLLSSKVWIEAALQIFYSLGVGFGGLLTFASYNTFHQNIYRDTFIVTLGNAITSILAGFAIFSVLGYMSQELGVPVDQVAKAGPGLAFVVYPQAMTMLPLSPFWSFLFFFMLLTLGLDSQFAFLETIVTAVTDEFPYYLRPKKAVFSGLICVAMYLMGLVLTTDGGMYWLVLLDDYSASFGLMVVVITTCLAVTRVYGIQRFCRDIHMMLGFKPGFYFRACWLFLSPATLLALLVYSIVKYQPSEYGSYRFPAWAELLGILMGLLSCLMIPAGMLVAVLREEGSLWERLQQASRPTMDWGPSLEENRTGMYVATLAGSQSPKPLMVHMRKYGGITSFENTAIEVDREIAEEEESMM; this is encoded by the exons CCTGTCACCCCAGACCTGCTAATGACCCCAAGCGACCAGGGCGATGTAGACCTGGACGTGGACTTTGCCGCAGACCGGGGGAACTGGACAGGCAAGCTGGACTTCCTGCTGTCCTGCATCGGCTACTGTGTCGGCCTGGGGAACGTCTGGCGTTTTCCCTATAGAGCCTATACCAATGGAGGAG GCGCCTTCCTTGTCCCCTACTTCCTCATGCTGGCCATCTGCGGCATccccctcttcttcctcgagCTGTCTCTGGGCCAGTTCTCCAGTCTGGGACCCCTGGCCGTCTGGAAAATCAGCCCCCTCTTCAAAG gcGCCGGCGCGGCCATGCTGCTCATCGTGGGCCTCGTGGCCATCTACTACAACATGATTATCGCCTACGTCCTCTTCTACCTCTTCGCCTCCCTCACCAGCAACCTGCCCTGGGAACACTGTGGCAACTGGTGGAACACGGACCTCTGCCTCGAGCACAGAGGCTCCAAGGACGGCAACGGGGCCCTGCCCCTCAACCTCACCAGCACTGTCAGCCCCAGCGAGGAGTACTGGAG CCGCTACGTCCTCCACATCCAAGGAAGCCAGGGCATCGGAAGTCCCGGGCATATCCGCTGGAACCTCTGCCTTTGCCTGCTGCTTGCCTGGGTCATCGTGTACCTCTGTATCCTCAAGGGTGTGAAGTCCTCGGGCAAG GTGGTGTATTTCACGGCCACATTCCCCTACCTCATCCTGCTCATGCTGCTGGTCCGTGGAGTCACCCTCCCTGGGGCCTGGAAGGGCATCCAGTTCTATCTCACCCCTCAGTTCCACCACCTGTTGTCTTCCAAG GTGTGGATCGAAGCTGCTCTTCAGATCTTCTACTCCTTGGGTGTGGGCTTCGGGGGGCTCCTCACCTTTGCCTCCTACAACACATTTCACCAGAATATCTATAG AGACACCTTCATTGTCACCCTGGGCAACGCCATCACCAGCATCTTGGCTGGCTTTGCCATCTTCTCCGTGCTGGGCTACATGTCTCAGGAGCTGGGTGTACCTGTGGACCAAGTAGCCAAAGCAG gccctggcctggcctttgTCGTCTACCCGCAGGCCATGACCATGCTGCCTCTGTCACCCTTCTGGTCCTTCCTGTTCTTCTTCATGCTGCTGACTCTCGGCCTGGACAGCCAG TTTGCCTTCTTAGAGACCATTGTGACAGCTGTTACGGATGAGTTCCCGTACTACCTCCGGCCCAAGAAGGCTGTGTTCTCGGGGCTCATCTGCGTGGCCATGTACCTGATGGGGCTGGTCCTCACGACGGAT GGGGGCATGTACTGGCTGGTCCTTCTGGACGACTACAGTGCCAGCTTCgggctgatggtggtggtgatcaCCACATGCCTCGCCGTCACCCGGGTGTATG GCATCCAGAGGTTCTGCCGGGACATCCACATGATGCTGGGCTTCAAGCCGGGCTTCTACTTCAGGGCCTGCTGGCTGTTCCTGTCCCCAGCCACGCTCCTG GCCCTGCTGGTGTATAGCATCGTCAAGTACCAGCCCTCAGAGTATGGCAGCTACCGCTTCCCAGCCTGGGCAGAGCTGCTGGGCATCCTGATGGGCCTGCTGTCCTGCCTCATGATCCCAGCCGGCATGCTGGTAGCCGTGCTTCGAGAGGAGGGCTCGCTCTGGGAG CGGCTTCAGCAGGCGAGCCGGCCGACCATGGATTGGGGCCCATCACTGGAGGAGAACCGGACAGGCATGTATGTGGCTACGCTGGCCGGGAGCCAGTCACCCAAGCCATTGATGGTGCACATGCGCAAGTACGGGGGCATCACCAGCTTCGAGAACACGGCTATCGAAGTAGACCGTGAGATTGCAGAGGAGGAGGAATCCATGATGTGA
- the SLC6A7 gene encoding sodium-dependent proline transporter isoform X1: MKKLQGAHLRKPVTPDLLMTPSDQGDVDLDVDFAADRGNWTGKLDFLLSCIGYCVGLGNVWRFPYRAYTNGGGAFLVPYFLMLAICGIPLFFLELSLGQFSSLGPLAVWKISPLFKGAGAAMLLIVGLVAIYYNMIIAYVLFYLFASLTSNLPWEHCGNWWNTDLCLEHRGSKDGNGALPLNLTSTVSPSEEYWSRYVLHIQGSQGIGSPGHIRWNLCLCLLLAWVIVYLCILKGVKSSGKVVYFTATFPYLILLMLLVRGVTLPGAWKGIQFYLTPQFHHLLSSKVWIEAALQIFYSLGVGFGGLLTFASYNTFHQNIYRDTFIVTLGNAITSILAGFAIFSVLGYMSQELGVPVDQVAKAGPGLAFVVYPQAMTMLPLSPFWSFLFFFMLLTLGLDSQFAFLETIVTAVTDEFPYYLRPKKAVFSGLICVAMYLMGLVLTTDGGMYWLVLLDDYSASFGLMVVVITTCLAVTRVYGIQRFCRDIHMMLGFKPGFYFRACWLFLSPATLLLWGLPEALCDAGSPHLQALLVYSIVKYQPSEYGSYRFPAWAELLGILMGLLSCLMIPAGMLVAVLREEGSLWERLQQASRPTMDWGPSLEENRTGMYVATLAGSQSPKPLMVHMRKYGGITSFENTAIEVDREIAEEEESMM; the protein is encoded by the exons CCTGTCACCCCAGACCTGCTAATGACCCCAAGCGACCAGGGCGATGTAGACCTGGACGTGGACTTTGCCGCAGACCGGGGGAACTGGACAGGCAAGCTGGACTTCCTGCTGTCCTGCATCGGCTACTGTGTCGGCCTGGGGAACGTCTGGCGTTTTCCCTATAGAGCCTATACCAATGGAGGAG GCGCCTTCCTTGTCCCCTACTTCCTCATGCTGGCCATCTGCGGCATccccctcttcttcctcgagCTGTCTCTGGGCCAGTTCTCCAGTCTGGGACCCCTGGCCGTCTGGAAAATCAGCCCCCTCTTCAAAG gcGCCGGCGCGGCCATGCTGCTCATCGTGGGCCTCGTGGCCATCTACTACAACATGATTATCGCCTACGTCCTCTTCTACCTCTTCGCCTCCCTCACCAGCAACCTGCCCTGGGAACACTGTGGCAACTGGTGGAACACGGACCTCTGCCTCGAGCACAGAGGCTCCAAGGACGGCAACGGGGCCCTGCCCCTCAACCTCACCAGCACTGTCAGCCCCAGCGAGGAGTACTGGAG CCGCTACGTCCTCCACATCCAAGGAAGCCAGGGCATCGGAAGTCCCGGGCATATCCGCTGGAACCTCTGCCTTTGCCTGCTGCTTGCCTGGGTCATCGTGTACCTCTGTATCCTCAAGGGTGTGAAGTCCTCGGGCAAG GTGGTGTATTTCACGGCCACATTCCCCTACCTCATCCTGCTCATGCTGCTGGTCCGTGGAGTCACCCTCCCTGGGGCCTGGAAGGGCATCCAGTTCTATCTCACCCCTCAGTTCCACCACCTGTTGTCTTCCAAG GTGTGGATCGAAGCTGCTCTTCAGATCTTCTACTCCTTGGGTGTGGGCTTCGGGGGGCTCCTCACCTTTGCCTCCTACAACACATTTCACCAGAATATCTATAG AGACACCTTCATTGTCACCCTGGGCAACGCCATCACCAGCATCTTGGCTGGCTTTGCCATCTTCTCCGTGCTGGGCTACATGTCTCAGGAGCTGGGTGTACCTGTGGACCAAGTAGCCAAAGCAG gccctggcctggcctttgTCGTCTACCCGCAGGCCATGACCATGCTGCCTCTGTCACCCTTCTGGTCCTTCCTGTTCTTCTTCATGCTGCTGACTCTCGGCCTGGACAGCCAG TTTGCCTTCTTAGAGACCATTGTGACAGCTGTTACGGATGAGTTCCCGTACTACCTCCGGCCCAAGAAGGCTGTGTTCTCGGGGCTCATCTGCGTGGCCATGTACCTGATGGGGCTGGTCCTCACGACGGAT GGGGGCATGTACTGGCTGGTCCTTCTGGACGACTACAGTGCCAGCTTCgggctgatggtggtggtgatcaCCACATGCCTCGCCGTCACCCGGGTGTATG GCATCCAGAGGTTCTGCCGGGACATCCACATGATGCTGGGCTTCAAGCCGGGCTTCTACTTCAGGGCCTGCTGGCTGTTCCTGTCCCCAGCCACGCTCCTG CTCTGGGGCCTGCCCGAGGCCCTCTGTGATGCTGGGAGCCCCCACCTGCAGGCCCTGCTGGTGTATAGCATCGTCAAGTACCAGCCCTCAGAGTATGGCAGCTACCGCTTCCCAGCCTGGGCAGAGCTGCTGGGCATCCTGATGGGCCTGCTGTCCTGCCTCATGATCCCAGCCGGCATGCTGGTAGCCGTGCTTCGAGAGGAGGGCTCGCTCTGGGAG CGGCTTCAGCAGGCGAGCCGGCCGACCATGGATTGGGGCCCATCACTGGAGGAGAACCGGACAGGCATGTATGTGGCTACGCTGGCCGGGAGCCAGTCACCCAAGCCATTGATGGTGCACATGCGCAAGTACGGGGGCATCACCAGCTTCGAGAACACGGCTATCGAAGTAGACCGTGAGATTGCAGAGGAGGAGGAATCCATGATGTGA